The following DNA comes from Spirochaetaceae bacterium.
AGAAACCGGGGCTCATCGACGGTGCGAGCCGGAATCTCGACCCGGTCCGGATCGTCCCACAAGGTCTGCGCCTGCTCGAAATCGATACCATGCTTGCGCTCGTTGGCCCGGCTCTTCGCCGCATCGTACTCGAAGCTCACAAGGTATAGAAATCATACCAAATCAGCCCCGGAGCGCATATAGACCGAAGTTCCAGAGGGGGGTGAACGCACTTAATTCTTTGCTACTGAGATA
Coding sequences within:
- a CDS encoding BrnT family toxin, which gives rise to MSFEYDAAKSRANERKHGIDFEQAQTLWDDPDRVEIPARTVDEPRFLVVAKTGGKHWSVVFTYRDRRRRIISVRRARKEEIAIYEG